From Amycolatopsis sp. YIM 10, the proteins below share one genomic window:
- a CDS encoding dihydrodipicolinate synthase family protein, whose translation MSTKADLGGVVVATALPYREDGQAPAGLAVDYDRYAEHCRWLIDNGCRGIGPNGSLGEYSSLTDEERRRVARTAIEAVGDDGIVVVGVHGVGSHQAKHWAELAAEDGAHGVLCLPPTMYRANRGEVLAHFEAVASAGLPVMVYNNPHDTKVDLTPDLLGEIARIENVVAVKEFSGDVRRVLEIKEHAPDLAVISGADDVVLEMLLMGSTGWFAGFPNVFPAESVELYDLATRGELARARELYEPLVAAFRWDSRTEFVQAIKLGMDLVGRYGGPCRPPRGPLIPAHDEQVRADMARAIDALAGRS comes from the coding sequence TTGAGTACCAAGGCTGACCTGGGTGGCGTCGTCGTGGCGACCGCGCTGCCGTACCGGGAAGACGGACAAGCACCAGCCGGGCTCGCGGTGGACTACGACCGGTACGCCGAGCACTGCCGCTGGCTGATCGACAACGGCTGCCGCGGCATCGGGCCCAACGGCTCGCTCGGTGAGTACTCCTCGCTCACCGACGAAGAACGCCGCCGCGTGGCGCGCACCGCGATCGAGGCAGTCGGCGATGACGGGATCGTCGTGGTCGGCGTGCACGGTGTCGGCTCGCACCAGGCGAAGCACTGGGCCGAACTCGCCGCCGAGGACGGCGCGCACGGGGTGCTCTGCCTGCCGCCGACGATGTACCGCGCCAACCGCGGCGAGGTGCTGGCGCACTTCGAGGCGGTGGCCTCGGCGGGACTGCCGGTGATGGTCTACAACAACCCGCACGACACCAAGGTCGACCTGACCCCGGACCTGCTCGGCGAGATCGCGCGGATCGAGAACGTGGTGGCGGTCAAGGAGTTCTCCGGTGACGTGCGGCGGGTGCTGGAGATCAAGGAGCACGCGCCGGACCTGGCGGTGATCAGCGGGGCCGACGACGTGGTGCTGGAAATGCTGCTGATGGGCTCCACCGGCTGGTTCGCCGGATTCCCGAACGTGTTCCCCGCCGAATCGGTCGAGCTGTACGACCTGGCCACCCGTGGCGAACTGGCGCGGGCCCGCGAACTGTACGAGCCGCTGGTGGCAGCCTTCCGCTGGGACTCGCGCACGGAATTCGTCCAGGCGATCAAGCTGGGCATGGATCTTGTCGGCCGGTACGGCGGCCCGTGCCGCCCACCGCGCGGGCCGCTGATCCCGGCACACGACGAACAGGTGCGGGCGGACATGGCGCGGGCGATCGACGCGCTGGCGGGGCGGTCCTGA
- a CDS encoding proline racemase family protein yields the protein MRSIRTLSAVDSHTEGMPTRVITGGVAPIPGDTIAARRRHFIDHLDDLRRFLVDEPRGHPAMSGAILQPPTRPDADWGVLYVEVSGVLPMCGHGTIGVATVLVETGMVPVTEPETVVRLDTPAGLVQARVQVRDGVAERVTLRNVDAFAVELGATVDVPGLGEVRYDMAYGGNFYAIVDLESIGLPFDRARKNDILDAGLRIMAAVNERNRPRHPVDEHIGGCKHVQFLAPGSDAKHSRNAMAIHPGWFDRSPCGTGTSARMAQLHARGELPLHTEFVNESFIGTRFTGQLLGTTEVGGLPAVVPEFSGRAWITGTANYLLDPRDPFPTGFVL from the coding sequence ATGCGCTCGATCCGGACGCTGAGCGCGGTCGACTCGCACACCGAGGGCATGCCGACCAGGGTGATCACCGGGGGAGTGGCGCCGATCCCCGGCGACACCATCGCCGCGCGCCGCCGCCACTTCATCGACCACCTCGACGACCTCCGGCGGTTCCTGGTCGACGAACCACGCGGGCACCCGGCGATGAGCGGGGCGATCCTGCAGCCGCCGACCCGGCCCGACGCCGACTGGGGCGTGCTCTACGTCGAAGTCAGCGGGGTGCTGCCGATGTGCGGGCACGGCACCATCGGGGTGGCCACGGTGCTGGTGGAGACCGGCATGGTGCCGGTGACCGAGCCGGAGACGGTGGTCCGCCTGGACACCCCGGCCGGGCTGGTGCAGGCCAGGGTCCAGGTGCGCGACGGGGTGGCCGAGCGGGTGACCCTGCGCAACGTCGACGCCTTCGCCGTCGAACTCGGTGCCACCGTGGACGTGCCGGGCCTCGGCGAGGTCCGCTACGACATGGCCTACGGCGGCAACTTCTACGCCATCGTGGACCTGGAGAGCATCGGCCTGCCGTTCGACCGGGCACGCAAGAACGACATCCTGGACGCCGGGCTGCGCATCATGGCGGCGGTGAACGAGCGCAACCGCCCCCGGCACCCGGTCGACGAGCACATCGGCGGCTGCAAGCACGTGCAGTTCCTCGCGCCCGGCTCGGACGCGAAGCACTCCCGCAACGCGATGGCCATCCACCCCGGCTGGTTCGACCGGTCGCCGTGCGGCACCGGCACCTCGGCCAGGATGGCGCAGCTGCACGCACGCGGGGAACTGCCGCTGCACACCGAGTTCGTCAACGAATCCTTCATCGGGACCCGGTTCACCGGGCAGTTGCTCGGCACCACCGAGGTCGGTGGCCTGCCCGCCGTCGTGCCCGAGTTCTCCGGCCGTGCCTGGATCACCGGCACGGCGAACTACCTGCTCGACCCGCGCGACCCGTTCCCCACCGGATTCGTGCTCTGA
- a CDS encoding TetR/AcrR family transcriptional regulator, whose translation MSTLRPPRQDRAAATRARLIDAAYACLLEGGYSATTVGAVQQRAGVARGTLLHHFPTRATLMAAVVDDIADRRVRVLSSGTAGPPADGGWDGVVDLVWRDLQSPAFAAALELWVASRTDPELRAALAPVQQRVITAARHAIIAHVGDDDPRVPTLAQFTIDLLTGTAMSRVVDPDADVTVVVQRWKQTLATLSGGR comes from the coding sequence GTGTCCACACTCCGCCCTCCCCGGCAGGACCGCGCGGCGGCCACGCGCGCGCGGTTGATCGACGCGGCCTACGCCTGCTTGCTGGAAGGCGGCTATTCCGCCACCACGGTCGGCGCGGTGCAGCAGCGCGCCGGAGTGGCGCGCGGCACACTGCTGCACCACTTCCCCACGCGCGCGACGCTGATGGCCGCGGTGGTCGACGACATCGCCGATCGCCGGGTCCGGGTCCTCAGTTCCGGCACCGCCGGTCCGCCGGCCGATGGCGGCTGGGACGGGGTGGTCGACCTGGTCTGGCGCGACCTGCAGAGCCCGGCGTTCGCCGCGGCGCTGGAACTGTGGGTCGCCTCGCGCACCGATCCCGAGCTGCGTGCCGCGCTCGCCCCGGTACAGCAGCGGGTGATCACCGCCGCCCGGCACGCGATCATCGCGCACGTGGGCGATGACGACCCGCGTGTGCCGACGCTGGCCCAGTTCACCATCGACCTGCTGACCGGCACCGCGATGAGCCGCGTGGTCGACCCGGACGCCGACGTCACCGTGGTCGTCCAGCGGTGGAAGCAGACGCTGGCGACGCTCAGCGGTGGCCGCTGA
- a CDS encoding crotonase/enoyl-CoA hydratase family protein codes for MSRWRTARTVATALVRNAFTRSGGATRADLPEVPAPAGIDGYARHVTASGAVAAEPAAVVELARDLERTHEWLTLHAAWRGERPERIEPGAEFTQQIRLMDIPAQARWVVEQADEHGFALRGTGPMGITLGLWCTVRPAPGGTVLRLDGALDGAPVRGPVGSTAVHSVERALAESVSALAELVHGTKGRRLSVSSEPIRHERTGTLIDPRAPVVVGVGQVVNRKPDLDAPREPVDLAAEALRAAAADAGADLLAQADLVYAVPSASWSYPDQAGAVAERVGATRATTVQTSAQGGDGGQLAINDAAQEIVDGHAEIALISGAEAGATMAALTRDPGWTRQPEKAAPDRKIGQDRPANNEAETAVGLGAPIFVYPLLESALRGRAGTAPDEHRARIAGLWSRLSQVAASNPYAWDPTARTPEEIATPTGRNRRVSDPYTKLMCANLQVDLAAAVIVTSAGAAHAAGIPQERWVFVHAGASATEEWFVSERAELAESPAIAAAGAAALGHAGITAADLGPVDLYSCFPAAVQLAANALGLPWDDPDRPLSVTGGLTSAGGPGNNYGTHAVASIVPLLRDAPAEVGLTTSLGWYATKHSVGVYSATPPEKAFAHLRPAFPRPATRPVRTELDGSGVVEAATQVCRPDGEPEAVLLSVLTDDGARVLLRQEGAQEADLLRCRVRLVDGRIEVVDDNRQELPPPPAAPVRTERRGPDGEISVITLDRPPVRNAVNRRMALALEQAVDDAEADPSVRVLVLTGAGGTFCAGMDLAEANRGAVPVTDRRGPLGLTAEPPVKPTIAAVEGAALAGGFELALCADFIVAAEDAVFGLPEAKRGLLAAAGGLWRTATRLPRAVALELALVAEPLPAGRLAGLGLVNRVVPTGTALEAALELAGTIAANAPLSVRAGKEMIDAAPRWAPEEGFARQSELAGPVLLSDDAREGVAAFAERRAPVWSGR; via the coding sequence ATGAGCAGGTGGCGCACGGCCCGCACGGTCGCGACCGCACTGGTGCGCAACGCGTTCACGCGCTCGGGTGGCGCCACGAGAGCGGACCTGCCGGAGGTGCCCGCCCCGGCCGGGATCGACGGCTACGCCCGCCACGTCACCGCGAGTGGTGCGGTCGCGGCCGAGCCCGCCGCGGTGGTCGAACTCGCCCGCGACCTCGAACGCACCCACGAATGGCTCACGCTGCACGCGGCCTGGCGCGGCGAGCGGCCGGAGCGGATCGAACCGGGCGCGGAGTTCACCCAGCAGATCCGGCTGATGGACATCCCCGCCCAGGCGAGATGGGTGGTCGAGCAGGCGGACGAGCACGGGTTCGCCCTGCGCGGGACCGGGCCGATGGGCATCACGCTCGGCCTGTGGTGCACCGTGCGGCCGGCTCCGGGCGGCACGGTCCTCCGCCTGGACGGAGCGCTCGACGGGGCGCCGGTGCGCGGGCCGGTCGGTTCGACCGCCGTGCACAGCGTCGAACGGGCGCTCGCCGAGTCCGTTTCCGCGCTCGCCGAGCTGGTCCATGGCACGAAGGGGCGGCGGCTTTCCGTGTCGTCCGAACCGATCCGCCATGAGCGGACCGGCACGCTGATCGACCCGCGCGCCCCGGTCGTGGTGGGAGTCGGGCAGGTGGTGAACCGGAAGCCGGACCTCGACGCGCCCCGTGAGCCGGTCGATCTCGCCGCCGAGGCGTTGCGCGCGGCGGCCGCCGACGCGGGCGCTGATCTGCTGGCGCAGGCCGATCTGGTCTACGCGGTGCCGAGCGCGTCCTGGAGCTACCCCGACCAGGCGGGTGCGGTCGCCGAGCGCGTCGGCGCTACCCGGGCGACCACCGTGCAGACCAGCGCCCAGGGCGGCGACGGCGGCCAGCTCGCGATCAACGACGCCGCACAGGAAATCGTCGACGGCCACGCGGAGATCGCCCTGATCTCGGGAGCGGAAGCCGGGGCCACGATGGCCGCGCTCACGCGGGATCCCGGCTGGACCCGGCAACCGGAGAAAGCCGCTCCCGACCGGAAGATCGGGCAGGACCGGCCCGCCAACAACGAGGCCGAGACGGCGGTTGGCCTCGGTGCGCCGATCTTCGTCTACCCGCTGCTGGAGTCGGCCCTGCGCGGCCGGGCCGGAACCGCGCCCGACGAGCACCGCGCCCGCATCGCCGGACTCTGGTCGCGGTTGTCGCAGGTGGCCGCCTCGAACCCGTACGCGTGGGACCCGACCGCGCGCACGCCGGAGGAGATCGCCACCCCGACCGGGCGCAACCGCCGGGTCAGCGACCCGTACACCAAGCTCATGTGCGCCAACCTCCAGGTCGATCTCGCCGCGGCGGTGATCGTGACCAGCGCGGGGGCGGCGCACGCGGCGGGCATTCCGCAGGAGCGCTGGGTTTTTGTGCACGCCGGCGCGTCGGCCACCGAGGAGTGGTTCGTCTCCGAACGGGCCGAGCTGGCCGAATCCCCGGCCATCGCGGCGGCCGGGGCCGCCGCGCTCGGGCACGCCGGGATCACCGCGGCCGACCTCGGCCCGGTCGACCTCTACTCGTGCTTCCCGGCCGCGGTCCAGCTGGCGGCGAACGCGCTCGGCCTGCCGTGGGACGACCCGGACCGGCCGCTGAGCGTCACCGGCGGGCTCACCTCGGCGGGCGGCCCCGGCAACAACTACGGGACGCACGCGGTGGCGTCGATCGTGCCGCTGCTCCGGGACGCGCCGGCCGAGGTCGGCCTCACCACCTCGCTCGGCTGGTACGCGACGAAGCATTCCGTGGGCGTCTATTCCGCGACCCCGCCGGAGAAGGCGTTCGCGCACCTGCGCCCGGCGTTCCCGCGCCCGGCCACGCGGCCCGTGCGGACCGAACTGGACGGTAGTGGGGTGGTGGAAGCGGCCACCCAGGTCTGCCGTCCCGACGGCGAGCCGGAAGCGGTGCTGCTGAGCGTGCTCACCGACGACGGCGCCCGGGTGCTGCTGCGGCAGGAAGGGGCGCAGGAGGCCGATCTCCTTCGCTGCCGTGTCCGCCTCGTCGACGGGCGGATCGAGGTCGTCGACGACAACCGTCAGGAGTTGCCCCCGCCTCCGGCCGCGCCCGTGCGCACCGAGCGCCGGGGACCGGACGGCGAGATTTCGGTCATCACGCTCGACCGCCCGCCGGTGCGCAACGCGGTGAACCGGCGCATGGCGCTGGCGCTGGAGCAGGCGGTGGACGACGCCGAAGCCGATCCGTCCGTGCGCGTGCTGGTCCTGACCGGCGCCGGGGGCACTTTCTGCGCGGGCATGGACCTGGCCGAGGCGAACCGGGGCGCGGTCCCGGTCACCGATCGCCGCGGCCCGCTGGGCCTGACCGCCGAGCCGCCGGTCAAGCCGACGATCGCCGCGGTCGAGGGCGCCGCGCTCGCCGGTGGCTTCGAACTGGCGCTCTGCGCCGACTTCATCGTGGCCGCCGAGGACGCGGTTTTCGGCCTGCCGGAAGCAAAACGTGGCCTGCTGGCGGCCGCGGGCGGACTCTGGCGCACGGCGACGAGACTGCCCCGCGCCGTCGCGCTCGAACTCGCGCTGGTCGCCGAGCCGCTGCCCGCCGGGCGCCTCGCCGGGCTCGGCTTGGTCAACCGGGTGGTGCCGACGGGCACCGCGCTCGAAGCGGCACTGGAGCTGGCGGGCACGATCGCCGCCAACGCGCCATTGTCGGTTCGCGCCGGCAAGGAGATGATCGACGCCGCGCCCCGCTGGGCCCCCGAGGAAGGTTTCGCCCGGCAGAGCGAGCTGGCCGGTCCGGTGCTTTTGTCCGATGATGCACGCGAAGGCGTAGCGGCGTTCGCCGAACGCCGGGCCCCGGTCTGGTCCGGCCGCTGA
- a CDS encoding long-chain fatty acid--CoA ligase, translating into MSAEFVDHLDPNVAVQFHNRVAETPDLEAFRYPAGESWKSVTWKQASDEVGRLAAGLLSLGLEPEQRVGIASGTRYEWILADLAVMCAGGATTTVYQTTNAEDTAYILGDAECRVLFAEDDDQIAKVTGNRGKLPKLEKVITFDGRADGEFVLGLDALAELGDAYLAEHPSAIEDTAAAIKPDQLATLIYTSGTTGKPKGVRLRHRGWVYEGAAIKVQEILDETDLQLLWLPMAHAFGKVLLSAQLACGFATAIDGRVDKIVDNCAAVKPTFMGAAPRIFEKAYGRIQTMQAAEGGLKEKLFHKAFEDGLRFDELQRRGKPVPPLLKMRHALFDKLVFGKVRERFGGRVRFFISGSAALNRDIAQWFHAAGILILEGYGMTENTAGAAVNHPDTNRFGTVGRALPGAEVKIGENDEVLLRGPHIMAGYHNLPEETANSFTEDGWLRTGDKGSLDEDGYLTITGRLKDLFKTSGGKYVAPTAIESKFAAICPYASQFLVFGDQRNFVVALITLDPDAIASWAAEHGMAGKSYREIVRSDEVHELVAGYVEQLNAGLNRWETVKKWEILDNDLSIESGELTPSMKVKRNVVATNNAKLLAAFYE; encoded by the coding sequence ATGAGCGCCGAGTTCGTCGACCACCTCGATCCCAACGTGGCCGTCCAGTTCCACAACCGGGTCGCCGAGACACCGGACCTGGAGGCGTTCCGCTACCCGGCCGGCGAGAGCTGGAAGTCGGTGACCTGGAAGCAGGCCAGCGACGAGGTCGGCAGGCTGGCCGCCGGGCTGCTCTCCCTCGGCCTCGAACCCGAGCAGCGCGTCGGCATCGCCTCGGGCACCCGCTACGAGTGGATCCTCGCCGACCTCGCGGTGATGTGCGCCGGTGGTGCGACCACCACCGTCTACCAGACCACGAACGCCGAGGACACCGCCTACATCCTCGGCGACGCCGAATGCCGCGTGCTCTTCGCCGAGGACGACGACCAGATCGCCAAGGTGACCGGAAACCGCGGGAAACTGCCGAAGCTGGAGAAGGTGATCACCTTCGACGGCCGGGCCGACGGCGAGTTCGTGCTCGGCCTGGACGCGCTGGCCGAACTCGGGGACGCCTATCTCGCCGAGCACCCGAGCGCCATCGAGGACACCGCCGCCGCGATCAAGCCGGACCAGCTGGCCACCCTGATCTACACCTCCGGCACCACCGGCAAGCCGAAGGGCGTCCGGCTCAGGCACCGCGGCTGGGTCTACGAGGGCGCGGCGATCAAGGTGCAGGAGATCCTCGACGAGACCGACCTGCAGCTGCTGTGGCTGCCGATGGCGCACGCCTTCGGCAAGGTGCTGCTCTCCGCGCAGCTCGCCTGCGGTTTCGCCACCGCCATCGACGGCCGCGTGGACAAGATCGTGGACAACTGCGCCGCGGTGAAGCCGACCTTCATGGGCGCGGCCCCGCGCATCTTCGAGAAGGCCTACGGGCGCATCCAGACCATGCAGGCCGCCGAGGGCGGGCTGAAGGAGAAGCTGTTCCACAAGGCGTTCGAGGACGGGCTGCGGTTCGACGAACTCCAGCGGCGGGGCAAGCCGGTGCCGCCGCTGCTGAAGATGCGGCACGCGTTGTTCGACAAGCTCGTGTTCGGCAAGGTGCGCGAGCGCTTCGGCGGCCGGGTGCGGTTCTTCATCTCGGGCTCGGCCGCGCTCAACCGTGACATCGCGCAGTGGTTCCACGCCGCGGGCATCCTCATTCTCGAGGGCTACGGCATGACCGAGAACACCGCCGGGGCGGCGGTGAACCATCCGGACACCAACAGGTTCGGCACGGTCGGGCGCGCGCTGCCCGGCGCGGAGGTCAAGATCGGCGAGAACGACGAGGTGCTGCTGCGCGGCCCGCACATCATGGCGGGTTACCACAACCTCCCCGAGGAGACCGCGAACTCGTTCACCGAGGACGGCTGGCTGCGCACCGGCGACAAGGGCAGCCTCGACGAGGACGGTTACCTCACCATCACCGGCAGGCTCAAGGACCTGTTCAAGACCTCCGGCGGCAAGTACGTGGCGCCCACCGCGATCGAGTCGAAGTTCGCCGCGATCTGCCCGTACGCCAGCCAGTTCCTGGTCTTCGGCGACCAGCGCAATTTCGTCGTCGCGCTGATCACGCTCGACCCGGACGCGATCGCCTCGTGGGCGGCCGAGCACGGCATGGCGGGCAAGAGCTATCGCGAGATCGTGCGCTCCGACGAGGTCCACGAGCTGGTGGCCGGTTACGTCGAGCAGCTCAACGCGGGGCTCAACCGCTGGGAGACGGTCAAGAAGTGGGAGATCCTCGACAACGACCTCAGCATCGAATCCGGCGAGCTGACCCCGTCGATGAAGGTCAAGCGGAACGTGGTCGCCACCAACAACGCGAAGCTGCTCGCGGCCTTCTACGAGTGA
- a CDS encoding TetR/AcrR family transcriptional regulator — protein sequence MDDGPRSKRADARRNEKTLLDAAAAVFVESGVDAPVRQIAAKAGVGMGTIYRHFPTRADLVIAVYRHQVEACAEAGTALLESTATPYAALARWIDRFVDFLVTKHGLAAAMQSDQAGFEALHAYFLDRLVPVCARLLEAAAEAGEISTDLDALELMRGVGNLCAGAGPGYDARKLVSVLISGLRPAHS from the coding sequence GTGGACGACGGACCCCGGTCCAAACGGGCGGACGCGCGGCGCAACGAGAAGACCCTGCTCGACGCCGCGGCCGCGGTTTTTGTCGAGTCCGGTGTGGACGCTCCGGTGCGGCAGATCGCGGCGAAGGCGGGCGTCGGCATGGGCACGATCTACCGCCACTTCCCGACCAGGGCGGATCTGGTCATCGCGGTCTACCGGCACCAGGTCGAAGCCTGCGCCGAGGCCGGGACCGCGCTGCTGGAGTCCACCGCGACGCCGTACGCCGCGCTGGCGCGCTGGATCGACAGGTTCGTCGACTTCCTGGTCACCAAGCACGGGCTGGCCGCGGCGATGCAGTCCGACCAAGCCGGTTTCGAAGCCCTGCACGCCTACTTCCTCGACCGCCTCGTGCCGGTGTGCGCCCGGTTGCTCGAAGCGGCGGCCGAGGCCGGGGAGATCAGCACCGACCTGGACGCGCTCGAACTCATGCGCGGCGTGGGGAACCTCTGCGCCGGCGCGGGTCCCGGCTACGACGCCCGCAAGCTGGTGTCGGTGCTGATCTCGGGTCTACGCCCGGCTCACTCGTAG
- a CDS encoding aldo/keto reductase, with translation MQYRTLGRTGVQVSTLALGAMNFGAIGRTGQDEATAIVDAALEAGINFVDTADMYGQGESEEILGRAIAGRRDDLVLATKAHMPMGEERNHRGSSRRWLVTALENSLRRLGVDHVDLYQIHRWDPATSDEETLSALTGLRSAGKIRYFGSSTFPAYRIVQAQWTARERNLGRYVTEQPPYSILQRGVESHVLPVTEEYGMGVLVWSPLASGWLSGAIREGREITTNRSAVLPERFDTERPVNRAKLDAVERLAKVAEQADLTMIQLALGFTTAHPAVTSAIIGPRTPAHLHSQLAAADTVLSADVLDAIDEIVAPGVDLAPEEKYDTPPALLDPSLRRRR, from the coding sequence ATGCAGTACCGCACCTTGGGGCGCACCGGTGTGCAGGTCAGCACCCTCGCGCTCGGCGCGATGAACTTCGGTGCCATCGGCCGCACCGGCCAGGACGAAGCCACCGCCATCGTGGACGCCGCGCTGGAAGCCGGGATCAACTTCGTCGACACCGCCGACATGTACGGCCAGGGCGAGTCGGAGGAGATCCTCGGCCGCGCCATCGCGGGCCGCCGCGACGACCTCGTGCTGGCCACGAAGGCGCACATGCCGATGGGCGAGGAGCGCAACCACCGCGGCAGCTCGCGCCGCTGGCTGGTCACCGCGCTGGAGAACAGCCTGCGCCGCCTCGGCGTCGACCACGTCGACCTCTACCAGATCCACCGCTGGGACCCGGCCACCAGCGACGAGGAAACCCTGTCGGCGCTGACCGGCCTGCGCAGCGCGGGCAAGATCCGCTACTTCGGTTCCTCGACCTTTCCCGCGTACCGGATCGTGCAGGCGCAGTGGACCGCGCGGGAGCGGAACCTCGGCCGGTACGTCACCGAGCAGCCGCCCTACTCGATCCTGCAGCGCGGGGTGGAAAGCCACGTGCTGCCGGTGACCGAGGAGTACGGCATGGGCGTGCTGGTGTGGAGCCCGCTGGCGTCGGGCTGGCTCTCGGGCGCGATCCGCGAAGGCCGGGAGATCACCACCAACCGGTCGGCGGTGCTGCCGGAGCGCTTCGACACCGAGCGGCCGGTGAACCGGGCCAAGCTCGACGCCGTGGAGCGGCTGGCCAAGGTCGCCGAGCAGGCCGATCTGACAATGATCCAGCTGGCGCTCGGCTTCACCACCGCGCATCCGGCGGTGACGAGTGCGATCATCGGCCCGCGCACGCCGGCACACCTGCACTCGCAGCTCGCCGCCGCGGACACCGTGCTTTCCGCCGACGTGCTGGACGCCATCGACGAGATCGTCGCGCCCGGCGTCGACCTCGCCCCGGAAGAGAAGTACGACACCCCGCCCGCGCTGCTCGACCCGTCCCTCCGGCGGCGCCGATGA
- a CDS encoding LLM class flavin-dependent oxidoreductase: MTVHFGIMTAQQQVAYPDILRVWAEADTIPEIRHAWVFDHLMPIGGDPAGPVLEGWTLLSALAASTRRLRLGVLVTSNRFRPPAMLAKLATTVDHVSGGRLDFGIGAGSRPGHPLARREYDGYGLPYHDAAHAVAGLAEACAVIRRLWTEDEPFDFDGEQVKLTGAVGNPKPVQRPHPPIMIGGRAASTLRVVAEHADLWNIPGGDLEDATERSALLDRYCAEIGRDPAEITRSIYLPVSYERPGETRAAIAEAAGAGFGHIVLGLADPYPVGVARWVADELITTA, translated from the coding sequence ATGACCGTCCACTTCGGAATCATGACGGCCCAGCAGCAGGTGGCCTATCCGGACATCCTGCGGGTGTGGGCCGAGGCCGACACGATCCCGGAGATCCGGCACGCCTGGGTCTTCGACCACCTGATGCCGATCGGCGGTGATCCGGCCGGGCCGGTGCTGGAGGGCTGGACCCTGCTCTCGGCGCTGGCCGCGAGCACGCGGCGGCTGCGGCTGGGCGTGCTGGTCACCAGCAACCGGTTCCGGCCGCCCGCGATGCTGGCGAAGCTGGCCACCACGGTCGACCACGTCTCCGGCGGGCGGCTCGACTTCGGTATCGGCGCCGGTTCCCGCCCCGGTCACCCACTGGCCCGGCGCGAGTACGACGGGTACGGCCTGCCGTACCACGACGCGGCGCACGCGGTGGCGGGCCTGGCCGAGGCGTGCGCGGTGATCCGTCGCTTGTGGACGGAGGACGAGCCGTTCGACTTCGACGGTGAGCAGGTCAAGCTGACCGGGGCGGTCGGGAACCCGAAACCGGTGCAGCGCCCGCATCCGCCCATCATGATCGGCGGCCGGGCCGCCTCGACGCTGCGCGTGGTCGCCGAGCACGCCGATCTGTGGAACATCCCCGGTGGTGACCTCGAGGACGCGACCGAGCGCAGCGCGCTGCTGGACCGCTACTGCGCCGAGATCGGCCGCGACCCGGCCGAGATCACCCGGTCGATCTACCTGCCGGTCTCCTACGAACGGCCCGGCGAGACGCGGGCCGCGATCGCCGAGGCGGCCGGCGCCGGTTTCGGGCACATCGTGCTGGGGCTGGCGGATCCGTATCCCGTCGGCGTGGCGCGCTGGGTCGCCGACGAGCTGATCACGACCGCTTAG
- a CDS encoding response regulator transcription factor: MRVLIVEDEPYLAEAVRDGLRLEAIAADIAGDGDTALELLSVNSYDLAVLDRDIPGPSGDEVARHIVASGSGIPILMLTAADRIDDKASGFGLGADDYLTKPFELRELVLRLRALDRRRAHGRPPVREIAGLRLDPFRREVFRDGRHVALTRKQFAVLEVLVSAEGGVVSAEELLERAWDENADPFTNAVRITVSALRKRLGEPWLIATVPGVGYRIEAGGHEQAAAPRAKRS; encoded by the coding sequence ATGCGGGTGTTGATCGTGGAGGACGAGCCCTACCTGGCCGAAGCCGTCCGTGACGGGCTCCGGCTGGAGGCGATCGCCGCCGACATCGCCGGGGACGGGGACACCGCGCTGGAACTGCTCAGCGTGAACTCCTACGACCTCGCGGTCCTCGATCGCGACATCCCCGGCCCCTCCGGTGACGAAGTCGCCCGGCACATCGTCGCCTCCGGCAGCGGCATCCCGATCCTGATGCTCACCGCCGCCGACCGGATCGACGACAAGGCGTCCGGGTTCGGGCTCGGCGCCGACGACTACCTCACCAAACCGTTCGAACTCCGCGAACTCGTCCTGCGGTTGCGCGCGCTCGACCGCAGGCGCGCGCACGGCCGGCCGCCGGTCCGCGAGATCGCGGGATTGCGGTTGGACCCCTTCCGCCGCGAGGTCTTCCGCGACGGGCGCCACGTCGCGCTCACCCGGAAGCAGTTCGCCGTGCTCGAAGTCCTCGTCTCCGCCGAAGGTGGTGTCGTCAGCGCCGAGGAACTGCTGGAGCGCGCGTGGGACGAGAACGCCGACCCCTTCACCAACGCCGTCCGCATCACGGTTTCCGCGCTGCGCAAGCGACTCGGCGAACCCTGGCTGATCGCCACGGTCCCCGGCGTCGGCTACCGCATCGAGGCTGGCGGCCACGAGCAGGCGGCCGCACCGCGGGCTAAGCGGTCGTGA